The Dyadobacter subterraneus genome window below encodes:
- a CDS encoding VOC family protein, whose product MKLIPYLNFQGTCEEAIDFYLTVFEGEIVYKDYFKNAPMEIPEDYKEKIMHCQLDFGDNTLMACDAFPGVEIKEGNGVDLSIGFDEEVKAEEIFNKLAEGGKITMPFEKQFWGAWLGQLTDSFGKKWMISTNIHA is encoded by the coding sequence ATGAAACTGATCCCGTATTTAAATTTCCAAGGCACCTGTGAAGAAGCGATTGACTTTTACCTGACGGTTTTCGAAGGGGAAATTGTGTATAAAGATTACTTTAAAAATGCTCCTATGGAAATACCAGAGGATTATAAGGAAAAAATCATGCACTGCCAGCTGGATTTTGGAGATAACACATTAATGGCCTGCGACGCATTTCCAGGTGTTGAAATAAAGGAAGGAAATGGTGTCGATTTATCTATCGGTTTTGATGAAGAAGTGAAGGCAGAAGAAATTTTCAACAAACTGGCAGAAGGCGGAAAAATCACCATGCCTTTCGAAAAACAGTTTTGGGGCGCCTGGCTTGGGCAACTAACCGATTCTTTTGGAAAAAAGTGGATGATCAGTACCAATATTCATGCATAG
- a CDS encoding GNAT family N-acetyltransferase: MMNNSLTIKPIYNNHCKQILDLILPIQQIEFNVPVTLEGQPDLLDIETHYHNTKGGFWGAKNGDELVGSIALIGFGSNSGAIRKMFVKKEFRGKENGAAQQLLETLITFCKEKEITNLYLGTVHMLKAAHRFYEKNGFIKMNSEDMPANFPRMMGENVYYHLIIQ; the protein is encoded by the coding sequence ATGATGAATAATTCCCTGACGATCAAACCGATTTACAATAATCACTGTAAACAAATTTTGGATCTTATTTTACCAATCCAGCAAATCGAATTTAATGTTCCGGTAACACTTGAAGGACAACCGGATTTATTAGATATCGAAACACATTATCATAATACCAAAGGAGGTTTTTGGGGAGCAAAAAACGGAGATGAATTAGTCGGTTCAATAGCTTTAATTGGTTTTGGAAGTAATTCAGGAGCTATTAGAAAAATGTTTGTGAAAAAGGAATTTCGTGGAAAAGAAAATGGAGCTGCGCAGCAATTACTTGAAACCTTAATAACATTTTGTAAAGAAAAAGAGATTACAAATCTTTATTTGGGTACTGTTCATATGTTAAAAGCAGCGCACAGATTTTATGAAAAAAATGGTTTTATAAAAATGAACAGTGAAGATATGCCGGCTAATTTCCCGAGGATGATGGGCGAAAATGTTTATTATCATTTAATTATTCAATGA
- a CDS encoding DUF72 domain-containing protein: MDKKAKIHIGTSGWSYKHWAGIYYPDGLKPTDYLSYHSKQFHTAEINTSFYHLPKEETVKNWVKQVPDEFLFCPKMSRYLSHMKKLHDAQEPVDRFCSIFDEIKQQLGPVLIQLPASVHFHEELTEEFYQVLKTKPDYKFAMEVRHESWFSDESIMLMKKFGVSLVLAHSNNFPYLEAITAKDIYVRFHGPMGLYSSSYDDNFLADYAEKFKSWKSEGHNIWAYFNNDINGYALENARKLIDLTQD; this comes from the coding sequence ATGGATAAGAAAGCCAAAATTCACATTGGAACTTCGGGGTGGAGCTACAAACACTGGGCTGGAATTTATTACCCGGATGGCTTGAAACCAACCGATTATCTTTCTTACCATTCCAAACAATTTCACACCGCGGAAATCAATACCAGTTTTTATCATTTGCCAAAAGAAGAAACAGTTAAAAATTGGGTCAAACAAGTTCCTGACGAGTTTCTCTTTTGCCCAAAAATGAGCAGATATCTAAGTCACATGAAAAAGCTTCATGATGCGCAGGAACCTGTTGACAGATTTTGCAGCATTTTTGATGAAATCAAGCAACAATTAGGTCCTGTCCTTATTCAGCTTCCTGCCAGCGTACATTTTCATGAAGAACTTACCGAAGAATTTTACCAAGTTTTAAAAACGAAACCGGATTATAAATTTGCCATGGAAGTGCGTCACGAATCCTGGTTTTCTGATGAAAGTATTATGCTTATGAAAAAATTCGGAGTTTCATTAGTATTGGCGCATTCCAACAATTTTCCATATCTCGAAGCGATTACTGCCAAAGATATTTATGTAAGATTTCATGGCCCAATGGGCCTTTATTCTTCATCTTACGATGATAATTTTCTGGCGGATTATGCTGAAAAATTTAAAAGCTGGAAATCAGAAGGGCATAACATCTGGGCATATTTTAATAACGATATAAATGGATACGCGCTGGAAAATGCCAGAAAATTGATTGATCTGACGCAAGATTAA
- a CDS encoding T9SS type A sorting domain-containing protein: MKSIAKFLLLIISLFSFRTIYGQADPGSSGMGFTQSIFQINGKGALEVIIGNYSGGFSTGKALTPYDATFTISIPYILKVNGPLDFSKVPFDVIIVSQMSTFSGSTVIKLTVPDGIPKGSYGTVKIPLVAVKGDAEILYATVVTEFNLSYPPSGNLIPGNDLMSAPVSVISPLPVTLLSFKATKENTQVNLDWSTTSETNSDRFDIEHSQDGKDWNLIGSVASGVESKSRLDYHFLHTNPSNGNNYYRLKMIDKDETFAFSSIKNIEFENLDLEIFPNPVADHLTIKTNNWVNVNNIRLINLSGATVYDSGKTPLQSVNVTNLKQGIYIMKIGKTDGSWATQKIIVSR, from the coding sequence ATGAAATCTATCGCAAAATTTTTACTACTGATTATTAGTCTTTTCTCTTTTAGAACAATCTATGGACAGGCTGATCCTGGTTCGTCTGGAATGGGTTTCACCCAATCTATTTTTCAAATAAACGGAAAGGGAGCACTTGAAGTAATTATTGGCAACTATTCAGGTGGTTTTTCCACCGGGAAGGCTTTAACACCGTATGATGCTACGTTTACGATTAGTATTCCATATATTCTGAAAGTAAACGGACCTCTGGACTTTTCGAAAGTCCCTTTTGATGTGATAATAGTGAGCCAGATGTCAACTTTTTCAGGATCAACGGTTATCAAACTGACGGTGCCGGATGGGATCCCGAAAGGAAGTTACGGAACTGTAAAGATTCCTTTAGTGGCGGTGAAAGGTGATGCAGAGATTTTATACGCAACTGTTGTAACAGAATTTAACCTTAGCTATCCTCCTTCTGGAAATTTAATTCCAGGCAATGATCTCATGTCCGCTCCGGTTTCTGTTATATCACCTCTTCCGGTAACATTATTGTCGTTTAAGGCCACTAAGGAAAATACGCAGGTTAATCTGGACTGGTCAACAACCTCGGAAACGAACAGTGACAGATTTGATATTGAGCATAGTCAGGATGGAAAAGATTGGAATTTAATTGGCTCAGTAGCCTCCGGTGTCGAAAGTAAAAGCAGACTGGATTATCATTTTTTACATACAAATCCGTCGAATGGAAATAATTATTACCGTCTGAAAATGATCGATAAGGATGAAACTTTTGCGTTTAGTTCTATTAAAAATATCGAATTTGAAAATTTAGATCTGGAAATATTTCCGAATCCGGTTGCGGATCACCTTACAATCAAGACGAATAACTGGGTTAATGTGAATAATATCAGACTGATAAATCTTTCCGGAGCCACGGTATATGATTCTGGCAAGACGCCTTTACAATCTGTAAATGTGACAAACCTGAAACAGGGAATTTACATTATGAAAATTGGGAAAACTGATGGCTCCTGGGCAACTCAGAAAATTATAGTGTCGAGGTAA
- a CDS encoding potassium channel family protein — protein sequence MNRWLLFKKFFSPLVYLGFLTLVGTFGYVIIEDYRWLDSLYMTIITISTVGYGEVNKLSDGGRLFTILLIVSSVGLVAYYLTLVTRLLADGEWSREYQQYKQHNYLQKMENHVVVCGYGRNGRQACEILRQNDVRFAVIESSKVAAPHPGDVIIYADATRDEVLIEAGILKAKAIIISLPDDAANLFIVLTARQLNPSIVIISRASYDQSVNKLKIAGASNVIMPDKLGGAHMASLVLIPDVQEFISLISSQHNEKFQITEIEVHNSIHLGQLNLWQQTGCTILGVKMINGKYHRNPEPAYITTPGEGLLLMGSGQQIKAATVLLG from the coding sequence ATGAATCGCTGGTTACTTTTTAAAAAGTTTTTTAGCCCTCTGGTATATCTGGGCTTCCTTACATTGGTCGGTACGTTTGGTTATGTAATCATTGAAGATTACCGTTGGCTGGATTCACTTTACATGACCATAATTACCATCAGCACGGTTGGTTATGGAGAAGTGAACAAGTTGAGTGATGGCGGCCGTCTTTTCACGATTCTTCTGATTGTGAGCAGCGTGGGGCTTGTTGCGTATTATCTGACACTCGTAACAAGGCTGCTTGCCGATGGAGAATGGAGCCGGGAATATCAGCAATATAAACAACACAATTATCTGCAAAAAATGGAAAACCACGTGGTGGTATGCGGTTATGGGCGAAACGGACGTCAGGCTTGTGAGATTCTCAGGCAAAATGATGTCAGATTTGCGGTTATTGAATCTTCAAAAGTGGCTGCGCCTCATCCGGGAGATGTGATCATTTATGCTGATGCAACCCGGGACGAGGTTTTAATTGAGGCCGGAATCTTAAAAGCAAAAGCCATTATCATTTCCTTACCGGACGATGCCGCTAATTTATTCATCGTATTAACAGCAAGACAGTTGAATCCTTCCATTGTGATTATAAGCAGGGCTTCTTATGACCAGAGTGTTAACAAATTAAAAATTGCAGGAGCAAGTAACGTGATCATGCCCGACAAACTGGGTGGAGCACATATGGCCAGTCTGGTACTTATTCCCGATGTTCAGGAATTCATTTCCCTTATCAGTTCCCAGCACAATGAAAAATTCCAGATTACAGAAATTGAAGTGCATAATTCCATTCATTTAGGACAGCTTAATTTATGGCAGCAAACGGGCTGTACGATTTTGGGTGTTAAAATGATCAATGGAAAATACCACCGCAACCCCGAGCCGGCTTACATAACCACGCCGGGAGAAGGTTTATTATTAATGGGAAGCGGACAGCAGATCAAGGCGGCTACTGTTTTGTTAGGTTGA
- a CDS encoding GMC oxidoreductase, producing MSNLNIDSVKARTFDAIVIGTGISGGWAAKELTEKGLKTLVLERGKDVKHIVDYPTTNMQPWEFPHLGQPTLALREQNPIASKHYIFREDSVHFVMKDAEHPYIQDKPFDWMRGYQVGGRSLLWARQTQRWSDFDFEGPARDGFAIDWPIRYADIAPWYSYVEKFAGISGNKDGLPQLPDGEFLPPHELTCVEKHFSEQTAKNYNNTRPIIIGRAAHITDPQPIHTEQGRAKCQHRNICQRGCPFGGYFSSNSSTIPWAERTGNLTLQPYSVVHSIIYDEKKKKATGVRVVDTNTKEMTEYYAKIIFLNASAINSNLILLNSTSNRFPNGLGNDSGVLGKFIGFHNYRGRITAGYDGFLDSTTDGKRPNAAYIPRFRNVVKQETDFLRGYAASFSSNKMGNPTDGIGESLKERLLKPEIGGWTAGAQMMGETLMKETNFIALDQTRKDKWGIPTLRMHVDFDDNDMKMVQDFYVQLSEMLDKAGFKNIKTSDTKRNPGSENHEMGGARMGKDPKTSILNKWNQMHQCSNVFVTDGASMVSTATQNPSLTYMALTARAVDYAIKEMKKGNI from the coding sequence ATGTCAAACCTTAATATAGATTCAGTAAAAGCTCGCACTTTTGATGCCATTGTGATCGGTACCGGGATAAGCGGCGGCTGGGCGGCGAAAGAACTTACTGAAAAAGGATTAAAAACACTCGTTTTAGAACGCGGAAAAGATGTCAAACATATTGTAGATTATCCAACTACCAACATGCAGCCCTGGGAATTTCCACATTTGGGACAACCCACTTTGGCGTTGCGTGAACAAAACCCGATTGCCAGCAAGCATTATATATTCAGGGAGGATTCGGTGCATTTTGTAATGAAAGATGCCGAACATCCTTATATACAAGACAAGCCTTTCGACTGGATGCGCGGATATCAGGTTGGCGGACGCTCGTTATTGTGGGCGAGACAAACCCAGCGCTGGTCGGATTTTGATTTTGAAGGTCCTGCCAGAGACGGTTTTGCTATCGATTGGCCAATTCGTTATGCAGATATTGCTCCCTGGTATAGTTATGTCGAAAAGTTTGCAGGCATTTCAGGAAATAAAGATGGATTGCCTCAATTGCCCGACGGCGAATTTTTACCTCCTCACGAACTGACGTGCGTCGAAAAACATTTCAGCGAACAAACTGCTAAAAATTATAATAACACCCGTCCGATAATAATAGGAAGAGCGGCACATATTACGGATCCTCAGCCAATTCACACGGAACAAGGCCGGGCAAAATGTCAGCATCGAAACATTTGTCAGCGTGGATGTCCGTTCGGAGGATATTTCAGCAGCAATTCATCAACAATTCCCTGGGCAGAACGTACGGGAAATCTGACTTTACAACCCTATTCTGTCGTTCATTCTATTATATATGATGAAAAGAAAAAGAAGGCAACCGGTGTGCGTGTTGTAGACACCAATACAAAAGAAATGACGGAATATTATGCCAAAATCATTTTCCTGAATGCCTCTGCCATTAATTCTAATTTGATTTTGTTGAATTCTACCTCCAACCGTTTTCCAAATGGATTAGGAAATGACAGTGGTGTATTGGGCAAATTTATCGGTTTTCATAATTATCGTGGACGAATCACAGCCGGTTATGACGGATTTTTGGATTCTACAACGGATGGAAAAAGACCCAATGCTGCTTATATTCCGCGTTTTCGTAATGTTGTTAAACAGGAAACTGATTTTCTCCGGGGCTATGCAGCTTCCTTTTCTTCCAACAAAATGGGAAACCCAACAGACGGAATTGGAGAATCATTAAAAGAACGTTTGCTAAAACCAGAAATCGGCGGATGGACTGCCGGTGCTCAAATGATGGGTGAGACTTTGATGAAGGAAACCAATTTTATAGCATTGGATCAAACTCGGAAGGACAAATGGGGAATTCCGACACTAAGAATGCATGTCGATTTTGATGATAATGACATGAAAATGGTCCAGGATTTTTATGTCCAACTTTCTGAAATGCTGGATAAAGCCGGATTTAAAAATATTAAAACATCAGATACCAAACGAAATCCGGGAAGCGAAAACCATGAAATGGGCGGGGCCAGAATGGGAAAAGATCCTAAAACTTCTATTTTGAACAAATGGAATCAGATGCACCAATGTTCCAATGTATTTGTAACAGACGGTGCTTCTATGGTTTCAACAGCAACCCAAAACCCTTCATTAACCTACATGGCGCTGACTGCGAGAGCGGTAGATTATGCAATTAAAGAAATGAAAAAAGGGAATATTTAG
- a CDS encoding GlxA family transcriptional regulator, which yields MVQLALLITKRHRLLSVAAILDVFESVNRFYQAQGESSFFDIKLFTLASESADQTFGNYELQPIETAEQQNIILIPAFASDVTQVAVGENIQFIPWLQKQYQNGAEIASFCTGAFLLAATGLLNGKSATTHVNSTSAFAANFPAVRLYGDAIVTDEEGIYTSGGATSSFHLMLHLLKIYCGREVVLHIAKLFAIDMDREQQAYFGTFQPPLNHGDILVTMAQKKIEDAYQESSTIEEMIQDIPASRRNVVRRFKLATGVTPIEYLQKTRIEAAKKLLELTDQSVLEVMLNSGYNDLKAFRQLFKKSAGMTPKSYREKFNVGRMEGIGYASK from the coding sequence ATGGTACAACTAGCGCTTTTAATTACAAAGAGACACCGTTTACTTAGCGTAGCGGCAATTTTGGATGTTTTTGAATCGGTAAACAGATTTTATCAGGCTCAGGGCGAGTCTTCTTTTTTTGATATAAAATTATTCACACTTGCATCAGAATCTGCCGACCAGACCTTTGGTAATTATGAACTTCAACCGATAGAAACCGCTGAACAACAAAACATAATACTAATTCCTGCTTTTGCTTCGGATGTAACACAGGTTGCAGTTGGAGAAAATATCCAGTTTATTCCATGGCTTCAAAAGCAGTATCAGAACGGTGCTGAAATTGCAAGCTTTTGTACCGGCGCATTTTTACTTGCTGCGACTGGTTTGCTGAATGGAAAAAGTGCAACGACACACGTGAATTCGACTTCGGCTTTTGCAGCAAATTTTCCGGCCGTGCGTTTGTATGGAGATGCGATTGTGACGGATGAGGAAGGAATTTATACCAGCGGTGGTGCCACAAGCAGTTTTCATCTGATGCTTCATTTGTTAAAAATATATTGCGGCAGAGAAGTGGTGCTTCACATTGCCAAATTGTTTGCCATTGACATGGACCGTGAGCAGCAGGCATACTTTGGCACTTTTCAACCACCTCTGAATCACGGTGATATTCTGGTGACTATGGCGCAGAAAAAGATTGAAGACGCCTATCAGGAATCCAGCACCATTGAGGAAATGATTCAGGATATTCCCGCCAGCAGACGAAATGTGGTACGTAGGTTCAAACTTGCCACGGGCGTAACGCCGATAGAATATTTGCAAAAAACCAGGATTGAAGCAGCTAAAAAATTGCTGGAATTAACCGATCAGAGTGTACTGGAAGTAATGCTGAATTCAGGTTATAATGATCTGAAGGCATTTCGTCAGTTGTTTAAAAAAAGTGCAGGTATGACGCCAAAATCATATCGTGAAAAGTTCAATGTGGGCAGAATGGAAGGCATAGGTTATGCCTCAAAATAA